The Streptomyces sp. Alt3 genome has a segment encoding these proteins:
- a CDS encoding phytanoyl-CoA dioxygenase family protein, which produces MDLDVQLARFHENGYILLPGFLPAPLVERLVPEVDQWVDRGLRQSSIDACAHPGSVPPPLVELEMDSHGELASYEPLLELLEKEPMLGRTFVFHHLHSDRRRPGGGGKAWHHDYEQRPQKDRDHPMIHALHYIGGLRPGMGALAVLPGSHRQVAEKDAWSGLGTVEQPGEVVIDDLPPGSTVLLHSALFHTRRAASDPKAGGSRRYMIDASYCRTGVLWPPVKPYWRAVLAVGRKRGLGGGHRPDLFAERHFLEYTAAGRGPAA; this is translated from the coding sequence ATGGACCTCGATGTACAGCTGGCCCGGTTTCACGAGAACGGCTACATCCTTCTGCCCGGATTCCTCCCCGCGCCCCTCGTCGAGCGCCTCGTGCCCGAAGTCGACCAGTGGGTCGACCGGGGACTGAGGCAGTCCTCCATCGACGCGTGCGCACACCCCGGCAGCGTTCCGCCGCCACTGGTGGAGCTGGAGATGGACTCCCACGGGGAACTGGCCTCCTACGAACCGCTGCTGGAGCTGCTGGAGAAGGAGCCCATGCTGGGGCGGACGTTCGTCTTCCACCATCTCCACAGCGACCGGCGTCGGCCCGGAGGCGGTGGCAAGGCCTGGCACCACGACTACGAACAGCGTCCGCAGAAGGACCGGGACCACCCCATGATCCACGCACTGCACTACATCGGGGGGCTGCGTCCCGGCATGGGGGCGCTGGCCGTGCTCCCCGGATCCCACAGGCAGGTCGCGGAGAAGGACGCGTGGAGCGGCCTGGGGACGGTAGAACAGCCGGGTGAAGTGGTCATAGACGATCTGCCGCCGGGCTCCACCGTCCTCCTGCACTCCGCTCTCTTCCACACCAGGCGCGCGGCGTCCGACCCGAAGGCGGGCGGAAGCCGCCGGTACATGATCGACGCGTCCTACTGCCGGACGGGTGTGCTCTGGCCCCCGGTCAAGCCGTACTGGCGGGCGGTGCTGGCCGTGGGCCGGAAGCGGGGACTGGGGGGCGGGCACCGGCCCGACCTCTTCGCGGAGCGGCACTTCCTCGAGTACACGGCAGCGGGCCGGGGGCCGGCGGCATGA
- a CDS encoding mycothiol transferase has product MPERDDLLALVTDQRTNFLYTVAGLDDAGARARTTVSELTLGGLLKHLGLVQRSWLDVVEGTAPARVDWADLDPDGNRMTDAETVPGLLEAFHEAAAAFDRTVREEGDLDREVTLPAYPWSPPEPVVWTVRRVLWHIFREIAHHSGHADIVREALDGASTTARMAEAASKGR; this is encoded by the coding sequence ATGCCGGAACGCGACGATCTGCTCGCGCTCGTGACCGACCAGCGCACCAACTTCCTCTACACCGTCGCGGGACTCGACGACGCGGGGGCCCGCGCCCGGACGACGGTCAGCGAGCTGACCCTCGGCGGACTCCTGAAGCACCTCGGACTCGTGCAGCGCAGCTGGCTCGACGTCGTCGAGGGCACCGCCCCCGCCCGGGTCGACTGGGCGGACCTCGACCCGGACGGCAACCGGATGACCGACGCCGAGACGGTGCCCGGGCTGCTGGAGGCCTTCCACGAGGCGGCGGCGGCGTTCGACCGGACGGTGCGCGAGGAGGGCGACCTCGACCGCGAGGTCACGCTGCCCGCGTACCCCTGGTCGCCCCCGGAGCCGGTCGTCTGGACCGTCCGCCGCGTCCTGTGGCACATCTTCCGGGAGATCGCCCACCACAGCGGCCACGCCGACATCGTCCGGGAGGCGCTGGACGGCGCCAGCACCACGGCGAGGATGGCCGAGGCGGCATCGAAGGGTCGGTAG
- a CDS encoding EamA family transporter, which translates to MNDRHVVAESAATVAVPEAVSALDEAGHGPSRRGVALGPVALVVAGGLSVQFGAAVAVLLMPKAGALGVVTLRLAAAAVVMLVVCRPKLRGHSRADWGTVVAFGIAMGGMNTLFYQAADRIPLGAAVTLEVLGPLVLSVVASRRLISLVWAALALGGVVLLSGGGFDRLDPVGVAYALGAGVMWAVYILFSARTGRRFPQADGLALAMVVAAVLSLPLGIAESGSKLVVPSTLGLGIAVALLSSVLPYTLELMALRRLPAPTFAVLMSLEPAIAATAGFLILDQALSTTDALAIALVIGASMGAVRSQTRRPRKR; encoded by the coding sequence GTGAACGACCGCCACGTTGTCGCAGAGTCGGCCGCAACCGTCGCCGTCCCCGAGGCGGTGTCCGCGCTCGACGAGGCGGGCCACGGCCCGTCCCGTCGCGGGGTCGCGCTCGGTCCGGTCGCGCTGGTGGTGGCGGGCGGCCTGTCCGTCCAGTTCGGCGCGGCGGTCGCCGTCCTGCTCATGCCGAAGGCGGGCGCGCTCGGGGTCGTCACGCTGCGCCTCGCCGCCGCGGCGGTCGTCATGCTGGTTGTTTGCCGGCCGAAGCTCCGCGGGCACTCGCGCGCCGACTGGGGCACGGTGGTGGCCTTCGGCATCGCGATGGGCGGGATGAACACCCTCTTCTACCAGGCCGCCGACCGAATCCCGCTGGGCGCTGCCGTCACCCTGGAGGTGCTGGGACCGCTCGTCCTGTCCGTCGTCGCCTCCCGCCGCCTCATCAGTCTCGTCTGGGCGGCGCTGGCACTCGGCGGCGTCGTCCTGCTCAGTGGCGGAGGCTTCGACCGTCTGGACCCCGTCGGAGTCGCGTACGCCCTCGGCGCGGGCGTCATGTGGGCGGTGTACATCCTCTTCAGCGCCCGTACCGGACGACGCTTCCCGCAGGCGGACGGACTGGCCCTGGCCATGGTCGTGGCGGCCGTCCTCTCGCTGCCCCTCGGCATCGCGGAATCCGGCTCGAAGCTCGTGGTCCCCTCCACCCTGGGCCTGGGCATCGCCGTGGCGCTGCTGAGCTCGGTCCTTCCGTACACCCTCGAACTCATGGCCCTGCGCCGCCTGCCCGCGCCCACCTTCGCGGTCCTGATGAGCCTGGAGCCGGCCATCGCGGCCACCGCCGGCTTCCTCATCCTCGACCAGGCGCTCTCCACCACCGACGCACTCGCCATCGCCCTGGTCATCGGGGCGAGCATGGGCGCGGTGCGCAGCCAGACGCGGAGGCCGCGGAAGCGGTGA
- a CDS encoding LysR family transcriptional regulator gives MSTGQRTGSIEVRHLRAFLAIADEGSVTRAATRLRVTQPVVSRTLAALEKHLGVRLVDRSTHHLALTPEGVAFRDKAAAAVAAFDEALDPGRLRDWPLRLGHAWSAFGPYTTPLLRTWQQRHPETPLELLRIDDRTAGLTRGEVDAALLRGPVSAPGLVTEVLFTEVRVAAVAADGPLATRASLSLADLTGGAVVLNTVSGATTLDLWPPGARPAATLTVANTDDWLTAIAAGRGCGVSGNSTAQMHPHAGVTYVPLDDAPPLPVLLARRDGPGHPALPRLAELAREIVAREQRERPGNSLG, from the coding sequence ATGAGCACTGGACAGCGCACCGGGAGCATTGAGGTCCGGCATCTGCGGGCGTTCCTCGCCATCGCCGACGAGGGCAGTGTCACGCGCGCCGCCACACGCCTGCGGGTCACCCAGCCCGTCGTCTCCCGCACGCTCGCCGCACTGGAGAAGCACCTGGGCGTCCGGCTCGTCGACCGGTCCACCCACCACCTCGCCCTGACCCCCGAGGGCGTCGCCTTCCGCGACAAGGCCGCCGCGGCTGTCGCCGCCTTCGACGAGGCCCTCGACCCCGGACGGCTGCGCGACTGGCCGCTGCGGCTCGGGCACGCCTGGTCCGCGTTCGGTCCGTACACCACACCCCTGCTGCGGACCTGGCAGCAGCGGCACCCGGAGACCCCGCTCGAACTGCTGCGCATCGACGACCGCACGGCCGGCCTGACCCGCGGCGAGGTGGACGCGGCGCTGCTCCGCGGCCCCGTCAGCGCCCCGGGACTCGTCACCGAGGTGCTGTTCACCGAGGTGCGGGTGGCGGCCGTGGCCGCCGACGGTCCGCTCGCCACCCGCGCCTCCCTCTCCCTGGCCGACCTGACCGGGGGCGCGGTCGTCCTGAACACCGTCTCGGGCGCCACCACGCTGGACCTGTGGCCCCCGGGCGCCCGCCCGGCCGCCACGCTCACCGTCGCCAACACCGACGACTGGCTCACCGCCATCGCGGCCGGACGGGGCTGCGGGGTCTCCGGCAACTCCACCGCCCAGATGCATCCGCACGCCGGGGTCACCTACGTGCCGCTGGACGACGCCCCTCCGCTGCCCGTCCTGCTTGCCCGGCGGGACGGACCCGGCCACCCCGCGCTGCCACGACTGGCGGAGCTCGCCCGGGAGATCGTGGCGCGCGAGCAACGGGAGCGACCCGGAAATTCCCTCGGGTAG
- a CDS encoding FAD-binding and (Fe-S)-binding domain-containing protein, whose amino-acid sequence MPATDLVRALAQSVHGEVESDATARALTTMDASNYRRVPQAVVAPRDAADVAETLRVCREFSTPVVARGAGTSIAGQSTGTGVVLDFTRHMRRIVGLDPSSRTAVVQPGVVLDDLRAAAAPHGLTFGPDPSTHSRCTLGGMIGNNSCGSHSVAWGTTADNLRSLRVLRYGGGEPLHIGRGLPDAPPGLDGFAAGHLALLRTGFPELPRRISGYALDALLPENGPDHARALCGSEGTLAVVTEATVRLVETPAARALAVLGYTDEAAAAEAAPGLLPYGPLTVEGMAADLVREPAGLPRGAAWLFVETGGATPAEAHDRANRILRAADALDGAVVADPAGMRTLWRIREDAAGTATRMPDGTEAWPGWEDCAVPPARLGPYLRDFRALLAGHGLHGTPYGHFGDGCIHVRIDFDLLTEQGVARFRRFSEEQADLVVAHGGSLSGEHGDGQARAELLPRMYGDDMVGLFSRFKDLWDPDGGLNPGILARPARLDENLRFAVLPGRPVDVTFGYPHDGGDFSAAVRRCVGVAKCRTATPGPDVMCPSFRATGEEAHSTRGRARLLHEMLAGEVITDGWRSTEVRDALDLCLSCKGCRTDCPVGVDMATYKAEFLHHHYRNRLRPAAHYAMGGLPRWLRTAAPLAGVLNALARIGPLAALARRLGGIDPRRGLPVLARRTFRAWARTRRAPATGETVVLWPDTFTDHLSPEVGRAAVRVLESAGRTPVLPARGVCCGLTYVSTGRLDAARAVMRRTLDLMGPATGAPVVVLEPSCAATLRTDLPELLPDDPRAAALAASVRTLARYLEEYAPDWTPPRLDRPVAGQTHCHQHAVLGDAAERRLRERAGLTGELSGGCCGLAGNFGFEKGHWDVSVACAEDQLLPAVREAEPGTELLADGFSCRTQLDQLAGRRARHLAEVLAEGLPPEAEEAPPGRAKRRRVRP is encoded by the coding sequence ATGCCCGCCACCGACCTCGTCCGAGCCCTGGCCCAGTCCGTCCACGGTGAGGTGGAGTCCGACGCGACCGCCCGCGCCCTGACCACCATGGACGCGTCCAACTACCGCCGCGTCCCGCAAGCGGTCGTGGCCCCGCGCGACGCCGCCGACGTCGCCGAGACGCTCCGCGTCTGCCGGGAGTTCTCCACCCCCGTCGTGGCCCGGGGCGCCGGTACCTCCATCGCCGGTCAGTCCACCGGCACCGGAGTCGTCCTGGACTTCACCCGCCACATGCGGCGCATCGTCGGGCTGGATCCCAGCTCCCGCACCGCCGTCGTCCAGCCCGGCGTGGTCCTGGACGACCTGCGTGCCGCCGCCGCCCCGCACGGGCTGACGTTCGGACCCGACCCGTCCACCCACAGCCGCTGCACCCTCGGCGGCATGATCGGCAACAACTCCTGCGGCTCCCACTCCGTCGCCTGGGGCACCACCGCCGACAACCTCCGCAGCCTGCGCGTCCTCCGCTACGGCGGAGGCGAGCCCCTGCACATCGGACGCGGGCTGCCCGACGCGCCGCCCGGCCTCGACGGGTTCGCCGCCGGCCACCTCGCCCTCCTGCGCACCGGCTTCCCCGAACTCCCGCGCCGCATCTCCGGTTACGCCCTGGATGCACTGCTCCCCGAGAACGGCCCCGACCACGCCCGCGCCCTCTGCGGCAGCGAGGGGACGCTCGCCGTGGTCACCGAGGCGACCGTGCGCCTGGTCGAGACGCCCGCCGCCCGCGCACTCGCCGTCCTCGGCTACACCGACGAGGCAGCCGCCGCCGAAGCCGCCCCCGGCCTCCTCCCCTACGGCCCGCTCACCGTCGAGGGCATGGCCGCCGACCTCGTACGCGAACCGGCGGGCCTGCCCCGCGGCGCGGCCTGGCTGTTCGTGGAGACGGGCGGCGCCACCCCCGCGGAGGCCCACGACCGCGCGAACCGCATCCTGCGCGCGGCCGACGCCCTGGACGGCGCCGTCGTCGCCGACCCCGCCGGCATGCGGACCCTGTGGCGCATCCGCGAGGACGCCGCCGGCACGGCGACCCGCATGCCCGACGGTACGGAGGCCTGGCCCGGCTGGGAGGACTGCGCGGTACCGCCCGCCCGGCTCGGCCCCTATCTGCGCGACTTCCGTGCACTGCTCGCCGGCCACGGGCTGCACGGCACCCCGTACGGGCACTTCGGCGACGGCTGCATCCACGTACGCATCGACTTCGACCTGCTGACCGAACAGGGCGTTGCCCGCTTCCGCCGCTTCTCCGAGGAACAGGCCGACCTCGTCGTCGCGCACGGCGGATCACTGAGCGGCGAACACGGCGACGGACAGGCCAGGGCGGAGCTGCTGCCCCGGATGTACGGGGACGACATGGTGGGCCTGTTCAGCCGCTTCAAGGACCTCTGGGACCCCGACGGCGGACTGAACCCCGGCATCCTGGCCCGACCCGCACGGCTCGACGAGAACCTCCGCTTCGCGGTGCTCCCCGGGCGCCCCGTGGACGTGACCTTCGGCTACCCGCACGACGGCGGGGACTTCTCGGCAGCGGTGCGCCGCTGCGTCGGGGTCGCCAAGTGCCGCACGGCGACACCGGGCCCGGACGTCATGTGCCCATCCTTCCGGGCGACCGGGGAGGAGGCACACTCCACCCGGGGCCGAGCCCGGCTGCTCCACGAGATGCTGGCCGGCGAGGTGATCACGGACGGCTGGAGGTCCACGGAGGTGCGGGACGCACTCGACCTCTGCCTGTCCTGCAAGGGCTGCCGCACCGACTGCCCGGTCGGCGTCGACATGGCCACGTACAAGGCCGAGTTCCTCCACCACCACTACCGGAACCGGCTGCGCCCCGCCGCGCACTACGCGATGGGCGGCCTGCCCCGCTGGCTGCGCACGGCGGCCCCCCTCGCGGGCGTGCTCAACGCCCTGGCCCGGATCGGACCGCTCGCCGCTCTCGCACGGCGGCTCGGCGGCATCGACCCGCGCCGGGGGCTCCCCGTCCTGGCACGGCGGACGTTCCGGGCCTGGGCGCGCACCCGCAGGGCGCCGGCGACCGGGGAGACCGTCGTCCTCTGGCCGGACACCTTCACCGACCACCTCTCCCCGGAGGTCGGCCGCGCCGCGGTCCGTGTCCTGGAGTCGGCCGGGCGGACACCGGTGCTGCCCGCCCGGGGCGTGTGCTGCGGCCTCACCTACGTGTCGACGGGCCGGCTCGACGCGGCCCGTGCCGTCATGCGCCGCACCCTGGACCTGATGGGCCCGGCCACCGGCGCCCCGGTGGTCGTCCTGGAACCGAGCTGCGCCGCCACCCTCCGCACGGACCTGCCGGAGCTCCTCCCCGACGACCCGCGCGCCGCCGCACTGGCCGCCTCCGTCCGGACCCTGGCCCGGTACCTGGAGGAGTACGCCCCCGACTGGACGCCGCCCCGCCTGGACCGCCCCGTCGCCGGACAGACCCACTGCCACCAGCACGCGGTCCTCGGCGACGCGGCCGAACGGAGGCTTCGCGAGAGGGCGGGCCTGACCGGCGAGCTGAGCGGCGGCTGCTGCGGGCTGGCGGGCAACTTCGGCTTCGAGAAGGGGCACTGGGACGTCTCGGTGGCCTGCGCCGAGGACCAGCTGCTGCCCGCGGTACGGGAGGCGGAACCCGGCACGGAGCTGCTGGCCGACGGCTTCTCCTGCCGCACCCAGCTCGACCAGCTGGCGGGGCGTCGGGCCCGGCACCTCGCGGAGGTCCTGGCGGAGGGGCTGCCACCGGAGGCGGAGGAGGCGCCGCCCGGCAGGGCGAAGCGACGCCGGGTGCGGCCGTAG